A genomic segment from Truepera sp. encodes:
- a CDS encoding response regulator transcription factor yields the protein MSSSVVLVIEDDDALREVIAFHLAAAGFRVSEAATASAGWESVPTASLVVLDWMLPDESGLSFLRRLRTSAAAKLPVLMLTARAREAERVEGLEAGADDYLTKPFSAAEFVARVRALLRRVEPARRVVVGALVVDLDAREASWRGEKCDLTRREFELLRFLAANPGRVYDRFELLDRVWGPEFEGTGRTVDQHVAQLRRATADEVVVTVRGLGYRLGDLEER from the coding sequence GTGAGCAGCTCCGTCGTCTTGGTGATAGAGGACGACGATGCCTTGCGTGAGGTGATCGCCTTCCACCTCGCCGCCGCCGGCTTCCGGGTCAGCGAGGCCGCGACCGCGAGCGCCGGGTGGGAGAGCGTCCCCACGGCGTCGCTCGTCGTGCTCGACTGGATGCTTCCCGACGAGAGCGGGTTGAGCTTCCTCCGCCGCCTGCGGACGTCCGCCGCCGCCAAGCTGCCGGTGCTCATGCTCACGGCGCGGGCGCGTGAGGCGGAGCGCGTCGAGGGGCTCGAAGCGGGCGCCGACGACTACCTCACCAAGCCGTTCTCCGCCGCCGAGTTCGTGGCCCGCGTCAGGGCGTTGCTGCGGCGCGTCGAGCCGGCGAGGCGCGTGGTGGTCGGTGCGTTGGTCGTCGATCTCGACGCCCGTGAGGCGTCGTGGCGCGGCGAGAAGTGCGACCTGACGCGGCGGGAGTTCGAGCTCCTGCGCTTCCTCGCGGCCAACCCGGGGCGCGTCTACGACCGCTTCGAGCTCCTGGACAGGGTCTGGGGCCCTGAGTTCGAGGGCACCGGCCGCACCGTCGATCAGCACGTCGCCCAACTGCGCAGAGCCACCGCCGATGAGGTGGTCGTGACGGTCCGCGGGCTCGGCTATCGCCTGGGCGACCTCGAGGAGCGCTGA
- a CDS encoding histidine kinase dimerization/phospho-acceptor domain-containing protein: MERTGTGWWDFLTEGVVLLEGDRVLELNRAAAALLDVDPVRARGAVAISVLRDHRLEEMWRSGSSGELHLRTRTVAVTVTPFGLILHDKTELRGEQEAARELLAVLSHELRTPVSTMRGVIEALEAGSSGAPGPTAGEARRFLARARSEAERLTRLLDDLTVEARPPRERSVPVAPVVSRAITLMQPQLQLSGATVTTEVGDLVAWVDEDKLLQVIVNLLENAAVHGPAGGRVVVAAWRDGGVGRLEIRDDGPPLAAAVVPGLFAPHAQGGSKARGAGLGLHIVSSIAKRWGGEAWGGPYPAPGAAARGNAFGVSLPLPPRG, translated from the coding sequence GTGGAGCGCACTGGAACGGGCTGGTGGGACTTCCTCACGGAGGGCGTCGTGCTGCTGGAGGGCGACCGGGTGCTCGAACTGAACCGCGCCGCCGCCGCCCTCCTCGACGTAGACCCGGTGAGGGCCCGGGGGGCGGTGGCCATATCCGTGCTGCGCGACCACCGACTCGAAGAGATGTGGCGCTCTGGTTCGAGCGGCGAACTGCACCTGCGCACGCGCACCGTGGCCGTCACGGTCACGCCGTTCGGCCTGATCCTTCACGACAAGACGGAGTTGAGAGGCGAGCAGGAGGCCGCCCGTGAACTGCTCGCCGTCCTCTCGCACGAGCTGCGCACGCCGGTCAGCACCATGAGGGGCGTGATCGAGGCCCTCGAGGCCGGCTCCAGCGGCGCTCCCGGACCGACGGCCGGGGAGGCGCGCCGTTTCCTCGCCCGCGCCCGCTCGGAAGCGGAGCGCCTCACGCGGCTGCTGGACGACCTCACCGTCGAGGCGCGGCCGCCGCGCGAGCGCAGCGTTCCGGTGGCGCCGGTCGTGAGCCGCGCCATCACCCTCATGCAACCGCAGTTGCAGCTAAGTGGCGCGACCGTCACCACCGAGGTCGGCGACCTGGTGGCTTGGGTGGACGAGGACAAGTTGCTGCAAGTGATCGTCAACCTCCTCGAGAACGCCGCCGTGCACGGTCCGGCTGGGGGGCGCGTGGTGGTCGCCGCCTGGCGTGACGGCGGCGTGGGGCGCCTGGAGATCCGCGACGACGGGCCACCGCTGGCTGCCGCTGTCGTCCCGGGGCTGTTCGCGCCGCACGCCCAGGGTGGCTCCAAGGCCAGGGGCGCCGGGCTCGGCCTGCATATCGTCAGCTCGATCGCGAAGCGCTGGGGCGGCGAGGCGTGGGGCGGACCTTACCCGGCACCGGGAGCGGCCGCCCGTGGCAACGCCTTCGGAGTGTCCCTTCCGTTGCCGCCCCGCGGCTGA
- a CDS encoding glycosyltransferase family 2 protein, which yields MAETRLAVAVVNYRTPKLTLECLGLVLAAAPHADVRLVDTDPTATFEREIAVAYGAVTYVPCANHSYAHAVNTGLADADTDYLALMNADVMVSARTFTDLTGALASDPGAGAAGPLPKDESGRPQSLGVWYGRHYRALARRAQATRGSRGPASVVVPWLSGCLHLIRRADWLALGGYDETFRFWNEDLDFGLRLAATGRHSLLVDSPVVHLGGSSTPAHPAFGVEGRRGGLIVGRRHYPAALYALQRGLVGLEAAGRSVLGRSPGERAAQAELLRMARTGDLSTSPFGATLDDRPEW from the coding sequence ATGGCTGAAACGCGCCTGGCGGTAGCGGTCGTCAACTACCGCACGCCCAAGCTGACGCTCGAGTGCCTGGGCCTCGTGCTGGCGGCCGCCCCGCATGCCGACGTGAGGCTGGTCGACACGGACCCTACCGCTACGTTCGAGCGCGAGATCGCGGTCGCCTACGGGGCGGTCACCTACGTGCCGTGTGCCAACCACTCCTACGCCCATGCGGTGAACACGGGCCTGGCCGACGCGGACACCGATTACCTGGCGCTGATGAACGCCGACGTCATGGTGAGCGCGCGCACGTTCACCGACCTGACGGGTGCGCTGGCGAGTGACCCGGGCGCCGGCGCCGCCGGGCCACTGCCCAAGGACGAGAGCGGAAGACCGCAGTCCCTCGGGGTCTGGTACGGGCGGCACTACCGGGCCCTGGCCCGCCGCGCTCAGGCCACCCGCGGTTCGAGAGGGCCGGCGAGCGTGGTGGTGCCCTGGCTGTCGGGCTGCTTGCACCTGATCAGGCGCGCCGATTGGCTCGCGCTGGGAGGCTACGACGAGACCTTCCGCTTCTGGAACGAGGACCTGGACTTCGGCCTCCGGCTGGCCGCGACCGGGCGCCACAGCCTCCTGGTCGACTCGCCCGTGGTGCACCTGGGTGGCAGCTCCACGCCTGCTCACCCCGCGTTCGGCGTCGAGGGGCGACGGGGCGGGCTGATCGTCGGTCGGCGTCACTACCCGGCCGCTCTCTACGCGTTGCAGCGCGGGTTGGTCGGCCTCGAGGCGGCCGGCCGCAGCGTCCTGGGGCGAAGCCCCGGCGAGCGGGCGGCCCAGGCGGAGCTCCTGCGCATGGCGCGCACGGGCGACCTGAGCACCAGCCCGTTCGGTGCGACCCTCGACGACAGGCCCGAATGGTGA